A genome region from Chlorogloeopsis sp. ULAP01 includes the following:
- the glmU gene encoding bifunctional UDP-N-acetylglucosamine diphosphorylase/glucosamine-1-phosphate N-acetyltransferase GlmU, with protein sequence MVVVAILAAGRGTRMKSNLPKVLHSLGGRSLVERVIESVQPLSPSRQILIVGYQAQEVKTATLSIPDLEYVEQSVQLGTGHAIQQLLPYLEGYTGDVLVLNGDVPLLRTETLKHLLQIHKEHQNAATILSAYLPEPRGYGRVFCNGENIVQQIVEEKDCTPAQRQNHRINAGVYCFRWQDLAKILPHLQTNNAQKEYYLTDAVTQVSPVMAVDVADYQEILGINDRLQLASAYEILQRRIKEKWMMAGVTIIDPTSITIDDTVELEPDVIIEPQTHLRGNTVIQTGSQIGPGSLIENSQIGKNVTVIYSVVTDSIVQEGSRIGPYAHLRGHAEVGVDCRIGNFVELKNTKLGDRTNAAHLSYLGDTTTGTQVNIGAGTITANYDGVKKHPTKIGDRTKTGSNSVLVAPITLGNDVYVAAGSTITEDVPDNCLVIARERQVIKPDWCPKNRE encoded by the coding sequence ATGGTAGTTGTAGCAATTCTAGCGGCAGGACGCGGGACACGGATGAAATCCAACCTTCCCAAGGTTTTGCATTCTTTGGGTGGGCGATCGCTAGTAGAAAGGGTGATCGAAAGTGTCCAACCGCTTTCGCCTTCGCGTCAAATATTAATAGTGGGATATCAAGCCCAAGAAGTGAAAACAGCCACGCTCTCAATTCCAGACTTGGAGTATGTTGAACAGAGTGTACAATTGGGAACGGGTCATGCTATTCAACAATTACTTCCTTACTTGGAAGGATACACAGGTGATGTCTTAGTGCTCAACGGAGATGTACCCCTATTACGCACCGAAACTCTAAAACATCTGTTGCAAATTCATAAAGAACATCAAAATGCCGCTACTATCCTAAGTGCGTATTTACCCGAACCTAGAGGTTATGGACGCGTTTTTTGTAACGGCGAAAATATTGTCCAACAAATTGTTGAAGAAAAAGATTGTACTCCTGCTCAAAGACAAAATCATCGGATTAATGCAGGAGTTTACTGTTTTCGCTGGCAGGATTTAGCCAAAATTCTGCCGCACTTGCAGACAAATAATGCCCAGAAAGAATACTATCTTACCGATGCTGTTACGCAAGTTTCACCCGTCATGGCAGTAGATGTTGCAGATTACCAAGAAATTCTTGGCATCAACGATCGCCTGCAACTTGCCTCTGCCTACGAAATTTTGCAAAGACGCATTAAGGAAAAATGGATGATGGCTGGTGTCACTATCATCGACCCTACTAGTATTACAATTGATGACACTGTAGAATTAGAGCCAGATGTAATTATTGAACCTCAAACCCATCTACGAGGAAATACGGTTATTCAAACTGGTAGTCAGATTGGCCCAGGAAGTTTAATTGAAAATAGCCAAATAGGTAAAAATGTTACTGTTATATATTCCGTAGTAACGGATAGCATTGTCCAGGAAGGAAGCCGAATTGGCCCCTATGCCCATTTGCGCGGCCATGCAGAAGTAGGTGTAGACTGTCGGATTGGCAACTTTGTAGAATTGAAAAATACCAAATTGGGCGATCGCACCAATGCTGCCCATCTCTCCTATTTAGGTGATACCACTACTGGGACTCAAGTAAATATTGGTGCAGGTACAATTACTGCCAATTATGATGGTGTGAAAAAACACCCCACCAAAATTGGCGATCGCACTAAAACTGGTTCAAATAGCGTTTTAGTTGCACCAATTACTTTGGGCAATGATGTCTATGTAGCAGCCGGCTCCACAATCACAGAAGATGTTCCTGATAACTGTTTAGTTATTGCCCGCGAACGCCAAGTGATTAAACCAGATTGGTGTCCAAAAAATAGGGAATAG
- a CDS encoding two-component system response regulator: protein MTEWTSKHTGSVESIVNVSNPLNTVNSNNLNYTVASPNTENYSLYLSQKDLNVEHINTLPAWNKSQVNFGYDSLESRHLPGKASILNHSDSDAAKVLVVDDHPASRMTAAALLAMEGYEVIEADSGFSAVELVTQKQPDLILLDVMMPEMDGFEVCQLLKQDEHTRLIPIIFVTALNDRRSRIRGIEVGADDFLSKPFDRVELAARVKSLVRQKRLNEDLDHAEQVLFSIARAIESRDPNTGDHCERLVVLGQAFGKYLNLSRNQIRDLIWGSYLHDIGKVGIPDAVLLKTGSFTPQEWEIMRRHVLIGEKICQPLRSMRGVIPIIRHHHERWDGSGYPDGLKGDEIPCLAQVFQMIDIYDALISERPYKRAFTPEEALAIMQEETAKGWRNPQLMQKFAEFICNCKSSNNIL, encoded by the coding sequence GTGACTGAATGGACATCCAAGCATACAGGCTCTGTCGAATCGATTGTCAATGTCTCAAATCCTTTAAACACAGTTAATAGCAATAATTTAAACTATACTGTAGCCTCACCGAATACAGAAAATTATTCCTTATACTTATCTCAAAAAGACTTGAACGTTGAACATATAAACACTTTACCTGCTTGGAACAAATCTCAAGTTAATTTTGGTTATGATTCACTAGAATCGAGGCACCTACCAGGTAAAGCATCGATATTAAATCACTCAGACTCAGATGCGGCAAAGGTTTTGGTAGTTGACGATCATCCCGCCAGTCGGATGACTGCTGCTGCACTGTTGGCAATGGAAGGCTACGAAGTTATCGAGGCAGATAGTGGTTTTAGCGCTGTTGAATTGGTAACCCAAAAACAACCGGACTTGATTTTATTAGATGTAATGATGCCGGAAATGGATGGGTTTGAAGTTTGTCAGTTACTAAAGCAAGATGAACATACGCGGTTAATACCAATAATTTTTGTAACAGCATTAAATGATCGGCGATCACGTATTCGAGGAATAGAAGTTGGTGCGGATGATTTCTTGAGTAAACCCTTTGATCGGGTAGAATTGGCAGCGCGAGTAAAGTCCTTAGTGCGCCAGAAACGTCTGAATGAGGACTTAGATCACGCTGAACAAGTGTTATTTTCCATTGCCAGAGCAATAGAAAGCCGCGATCCGAATACAGGCGATCATTGCGAACGGTTAGTAGTACTAGGACAGGCTTTTGGTAAATACCTCAATCTTTCACGCAATCAAATTCGAGATTTGATATGGGGTAGTTATCTTCATGATATTGGTAAAGTGGGTATTCCTGATGCAGTTCTGCTGAAAACAGGAAGTTTTACTCCCCAAGAGTGGGAAATTATGAGGCGCCATGTTTTGATTGGTGAAAAAATCTGCCAGCCACTACGCAGTATGCGGGGTGTAATTCCTATTATTCGTCACCACCATGAGCGCTGGGATGGATCGGGCTATCCTGATGGACTCAAAGGTGATGAGATTCCCTGTTTAGCACAAGTATTTCAAATGATTGATATTTATGATGCCTTAATTAGCGAACGCCCCTACAAACGGGCTTTCACACCAGAAGAAGCGCTAGCTATTATGCAAGAAGAAACAGCCAAAGGTTGGCGAAATCCCCAATTAATGCAGAAATTTGCCGAATTTATTTGCAATTGTAAATCATCAAATAACATATTATAG
- a CDS encoding MnmC family methyltransferase translates to MSNLNDFTPELTADGSFTFFSKEFSESFHSHYGARQESFFKFVEPTQLTLKANKSMLRLLDVCYGLGYNTAAALQSIWAVNPDCYVEIIGLEQNPAVPQAAIAHHLFDNWNYEHTKILTGLAFEHQIQTYYLRARLLIGDARITIGEVYNSGFRADAIFLDPFSPPQCPQLWTVEFIKQLALCLHEDALLATYSCAAAVRTALLDAGLQIGSTPPVGRRSPGTVAAHLRRVGKEEIGAGEKDTGNFSLFASLPPLSQAEQEHLLTRAAIPYRDPQLQDSADVILKRRQQEQQASSLEPTSRWRKRWLSKTEA, encoded by the coding sequence ATGTCAAACTTAAACGATTTTACACCTGAACTTACAGCTGATGGCTCCTTCACCTTCTTTTCTAAAGAGTTTAGTGAGTCTTTTCATAGCCATTATGGAGCGCGTCAGGAAAGTTTTTTTAAGTTTGTCGAGCCGACTCAATTAACTTTAAAAGCAAATAAATCAATGCTGCGGTTATTAGATGTTTGCTATGGACTAGGATACAATACGGCGGCTGCTTTGCAGTCTATTTGGGCTGTCAATCCTGATTGTTATGTAGAAATAATTGGTTTAGAACAGAATCCAGCTGTGCCACAAGCTGCGATCGCTCATCACTTATTTGATAATTGGAATTACGAGCATACCAAAATTCTCACTGGGCTGGCTTTCGAGCACCAAATTCAAACCTATTACCTGCGAGCTAGGCTACTGATTGGCGATGCCAGAATTACGATTGGGGAAGTTTACAACTCAGGTTTCCGAGCGGATGCAATTTTTCTTGATCCATTTTCACCACCTCAATGTCCGCAGCTATGGACTGTTGAATTTATCAAACAACTTGCTTTGTGTTTGCACGAAGATGCCTTACTCGCGACTTATTCCTGTGCTGCTGCTGTACGCACGGCACTTTTAGATGCTGGCTTACAAATAGGTTCTACCCCTCCAGTCGGGAGGCGATCGCCTGGTACTGTTGCAGCCCATTTAAGACGAGTGGGAAAAGAGGAGATAGGTGCAGGGGAAAAGGACACGGGGAATTTTTCTCTGTTTGCGTCATTACCACCGCTCTCTCAAGCCGAACAGGAACATTTGCTCACTCGTGCTGCCATTCCTTACCGCGATCCTCAATTGCAAGACTCTGCCGACGTTATACTCAAACGGCGACAACAAGAACAACAAGCTTCTTCTTTGGAACCTACATCTCGTTGGCGAAAACGTTGGCTCTCTAAAACTGAAGCATGA
- a CDS encoding sulfurtransferase has product MTMTVVSHQWLLEHLEDPEVVIVDCRFSLADPQQGKQLYQINHIKTAYYLDLNEDLSSPVEKHGGRHPLPNPKKLADKLANMGVNFQKTLVVAYDDSRLAFAARLWWLLRYLGHEQVAVLDGGFSEWQKAGYPVTDVIPESKKGDFVPQIQAQMMVDREVVINRKDLPNVVLVDSRESDRYQGIREQIDKIAGHISGAVNYPWQEVTDSTGYLLSSSEQHRRWSKLDNAEEVIVYCGSGVTACVNLLSLELANIHTGKLYAGSWSDWISYLDSR; this is encoded by the coding sequence ATGACTATGACTGTTGTTTCTCATCAGTGGCTGTTGGAACACCTTGAAGATCCAGAAGTCGTTATAGTGGATTGTCGTTTTTCTCTTGCCGATCCGCAACAGGGAAAACAACTTTACCAAATCAACCATATCAAAACAGCTTACTATCTAGATTTAAACGAGGATCTTTCTAGTCCTGTGGAAAAACATGGAGGAAGACATCCTTTACCCAATCCCAAGAAGCTAGCTGACAAATTAGCCAATATGGGGGTGAATTTCCAAAAAACTTTAGTTGTAGCTTACGATGATTCTCGCCTTGCGTTTGCAGCCCGTCTGTGGTGGTTATTGCGATATCTTGGACATGAACAAGTGGCGGTATTAGATGGTGGCTTTAGCGAATGGCAAAAAGCCGGATATCCTGTCACAGATGTTATCCCTGAATCTAAGAAAGGAGATTTTGTCCCGCAGATTCAAGCGCAGATGATGGTAGATCGAGAAGTTGTAATTAATCGGAAAGATTTGCCGAATGTGGTGTTAGTAGATTCGCGGGAAAGCGATCGCTACCAAGGTATTAGAGAACAAATTGATAAAATTGCCGGCCATATTTCTGGTGCAGTAAACTATCCCTGGCAAGAAGTAACAGACTCTACGGGGTACTTACTCTCATCTTCAGAGCAACACCGCCGATGGTCAAAGCTAGACAACGCCGAAGAAGTTATAGTGTACTGTGGTTCTGGTGTGACTGCTTGTGTAAATTTACTATCTTTAGAACTGGCTAATATTCACACAGGCAAGCTTTATGCTGGTAGCTGGAGTGATTGGATTAGTTATTTAGATAGTAGATAG
- a CDS encoding FecR domain-containing protein codes for MFRKLFPLMVISFWGILVVPLSERASASTPLTRAVILNLRNWVQLIPYNQSQRPARKLDAMNPGDGLHTGRFSLAELRFNDGSLARVGEQAIFRFIPKTRNFRLSNGTVLLLIPPKKGVTRVNTPNAAAAIRGSALFVRYDEKKDTTVVAALTNSGIEVFNKDATQRQELKAGQLAVIVKGRLQGLFEFDLRNFYDTSDLVRGLDLPQRGAPAPDPAIAKVQVETAAAVSSQLPIVGKGVVENPSFIKLSTTPSSSSNNPKVNENSSANTSQETKKDSSNTTEQQDSHTTNSNKQTTNNTNNSNNNSNNQNSSADNPKNQNSTDTSNSNNQNTTSGTSNSNNQNNNTGTSNSNNQSTSPSTSTTDNSPKQETSPSTSTTDNSPKQETPPSTSTTDNSPKQETPPSTSTTDNSPKQETSPSTSTTDNSPKQETSPSTSTTDNSPKQETPEAQTSNSNAGG; via the coding sequence ATGTTTCGCAAGTTATTCCCATTAATGGTAATTAGTTTCTGGGGGATTTTAGTCGTACCTTTATCAGAACGGGCAAGTGCTTCTACTCCACTGACTAGAGCTGTGATTTTAAACCTCCGTAACTGGGTGCAGCTCATCCCCTACAATCAATCCCAGCGCCCAGCACGTAAATTAGATGCCATGAATCCTGGGGATGGCTTGCATACAGGGCGATTTTCTCTTGCAGAATTACGATTCAACGATGGCTCTTTGGCAAGAGTAGGGGAACAAGCAATATTTCGGTTTATACCTAAGACACGTAATTTTAGATTATCAAATGGCACTGTACTGTTGCTCATCCCACCAAAAAAAGGGGTAACACGTGTAAACACACCAAATGCAGCAGCAGCCATTCGAGGTTCTGCATTGTTTGTGCGCTATGACGAAAAAAAAGACACTACAGTAGTAGCAGCATTGACAAATAGTGGTATAGAAGTTTTCAACAAAGATGCTACTCAAAGGCAGGAGTTGAAAGCGGGACAATTAGCAGTAATAGTTAAAGGTAGATTACAAGGTTTATTCGAATTTGATTTGAGGAATTTTTATGATACTAGTGATTTAGTTCGAGGACTAGATTTGCCTCAACGTGGTGCGCCTGCTCCAGATCCAGCGATCGCCAAAGTACAAGTTGAAACTGCTGCTGCTGTATCTTCTCAACTGCCAATTGTCGGTAAGGGAGTAGTGGAAAATCCATCTTTTATAAAGCTAAGTACTACTCCCTCAAGTTCATCTAACAATCCTAAAGTCAACGAAAATTCTTCTGCAAATACCTCTCAAGAAACAAAAAAAGATTCATCAAATACCACTGAGCAACAAGATAGTCATACTACTAACAGCAATAAACAAACAACAAATAATACTAATAATTCCAACAATAACTCTAACAATCAAAATTCATCGGCAGATAACCCCAAAAATCAAAACAGTACAGATACTTCCAACTCGAATAATCAAAATACTACTTCAGGTACTTCTAACTCCAACAACCAAAACAACAATACGGGTACGTCTAACTCAAATAATCAAAGTACTTCTCCATCGACTTCAACTACAGATAACTCTCCTAAGCAAGAAACTTCTCCATCGACTTCAACTACAGATAACTCTCCTAAGCAAGAAACTCCTCCATCGACTTCAACTACAGATAACTCTCCTAAGCAAGAAACTCCTCCATCGACTTCAACTACAGATAACTCTCCTAAGCAAGAAACTTCTCCATCGACTTCAACTACAGATAACTCTCCCAAACAAGAAACTTCTCCATCGACTTCAACTACAGATAACTCTCCCAAACAGGAGACTCCTGAAGCCCAAACTTCTAACTCAAACGCAGGAGGATAG
- a CDS encoding serine/threonine-protein kinase codes for MAEEPRYTLTKKDVSTANQFSSKPTKATLTTSLRQSKLIARLGDLLAGTSVIGAALLGAYSFGWVQLIENQVYSGFFTLRGSVAPPENIIILAIDEQSISEPEYHYHRDPQAHAYLEPLKAFPFQRAAYAQVIEKLVQAGARHVAVDVVFDVPSSYGEKDDRQLQKVLQRYGSKVSLAALYENFETHQGIFWQLTQPQQLFRTGSVSIGSVNFPKEVDNKVHRLASEFPKLLAEKQGWMPIDNMPSFDEIVLRASQINYPQSKGDRIYFYGSAGTFETIPFWHVFDPENWNTYLQQGKVFKDKIVLIGATAQLTKDYYSVPAASSWLYPEQMSGVEIHANAIATLMTGKSITEAIKSPFWRGVFVLCLVGGCSVIVTKRKRGISRFFYSTVLAISWLVISYALFISSHIIFPTAVPVLAIAALGVSYLGTEIVRETLRKQQLLAIFNKYKSSPVVQEIINRDEFQDLLQQLDIALSGKILGGRYKILKVLGAGGFSETYIAEDTQLPGNPLCVVKQLKPASSKLEQLKIARRLFYLEAQTLQKLGIHSQIPQLLAYFEEEEEFYLVQEYIIGHALSQELPSGKRISETDAIKILQDLLATLAFVHQHGIIHRDIKPSNIIRRDSDGKLVLIDFGAVKEVVIQQLETQQQTAFTIGIGTKGYAPSEQCFGRPQYSSDIYAVGMIAIKALTGISPHELETDANGELKWSDKVHISHALAEIISKMVLEDFQQRYQSALEVLEAINKFISSKERDFLLRDKSSPNILFLEDVDTSTTLWVKTPEDDDTQNLTSSTYLLPEKEENKE; via the coding sequence ATGGCAGAAGAACCTAGATATACATTAACCAAAAAAGATGTCTCTACTGCCAATCAATTTTCTAGTAAACCAACAAAAGCGACTTTGACAACATCGCTACGTCAGTCAAAGTTGATAGCACGTTTGGGCGATTTGCTCGCTGGAACTTCAGTTATAGGAGCTGCATTGCTTGGTGCCTATAGCTTTGGCTGGGTGCAATTAATTGAAAACCAAGTCTATTCTGGTTTTTTTACCCTGCGGGGTTCTGTCGCTCCTCCAGAGAATATTATAATTTTGGCAATTGACGAGCAGTCGATATCAGAGCCGGAATACCACTATCACAGAGATCCGCAAGCTCATGCCTACTTAGAGCCACTTAAAGCATTTCCTTTTCAACGTGCGGCATATGCTCAGGTAATTGAAAAATTGGTGCAGGCAGGGGCGCGCCATGTGGCGGTAGATGTTGTATTTGATGTACCAAGTAGCTACGGCGAAAAAGACGATCGCCAGTTGCAAAAAGTATTACAGCGTTATGGTAGTAAGGTTTCTTTAGCCGCACTATACGAAAATTTTGAAACGCATCAAGGTATCTTCTGGCAATTAACACAACCTCAGCAGCTATTTCGTACAGGTTCAGTGTCAATTGGCTCAGTTAATTTTCCCAAAGAGGTAGATAACAAAGTTCATCGATTAGCTAGCGAATTTCCGAAATTACTAGCTGAAAAACAGGGTTGGATGCCAATAGATAATATGCCTTCTTTTGACGAAATTGTTTTGAGGGCATCCCAAATTAATTATCCTCAATCAAAAGGCGATCGCATTTATTTTTATGGCAGTGCAGGTACATTTGAAACGATACCCTTTTGGCACGTATTCGATCCAGAAAACTGGAATACTTATTTACAACAAGGAAAAGTATTCAAAGACAAAATTGTACTAATTGGAGCAACAGCCCAGTTAACAAAGGATTACTATTCAGTGCCTGCTGCTTCTAGCTGGCTGTATCCAGAACAGATGTCGGGAGTAGAAATTCATGCCAATGCGATCGCTACTTTGATGACAGGTAAAAGTATTACCGAAGCAATTAAGAGTCCATTTTGGCGTGGTGTGTTTGTACTATGTTTAGTGGGCGGATGTAGTGTCATCGTAACTAAACGCAAGCGAGGTATAAGTAGATTTTTCTATAGCACTGTTTTGGCAATAAGCTGGTTAGTAATCAGTTATGCATTATTTATTTCTAGCCACATCATATTTCCTACTGCTGTTCCAGTGTTAGCGATCGCAGCACTTGGAGTCTCATATTTAGGAACAGAAATAGTTAGAGAAACTCTGAGAAAACAGCAATTACTGGCTATTTTCAACAAATATAAATCTTCTCCTGTTGTTCAAGAAATTATCAATCGAGATGAATTTCAAGACTTGCTTCAACAACTTGACATAGCATTATCAGGAAAAATTTTGGGCGGGCGCTACAAAATACTTAAAGTTCTTGGCGCAGGAGGATTTAGCGAAACCTATATTGCCGAAGATACCCAACTTCCAGGTAATCCTCTGTGCGTTGTTAAACAGCTAAAACCAGCTAGCTCTAAATTGGAGCAGTTGAAAATTGCCAGACGATTATTTTACTTAGAAGCCCAAACCCTGCAAAAACTGGGCATTCACAGTCAAATACCTCAACTTTTAGCTTATTTTGAAGAGGAAGAAGAATTTTATTTAGTTCAAGAATATATAATTGGTCATGCTCTTAGTCAAGAACTGCCATCAGGTAAAAGAATTTCAGAAACCGATGCGATCAAGATTTTGCAAGACTTATTGGCAACATTGGCATTTGTCCATCAACACGGCATCATTCACCGAGATATTAAACCCAGTAATATTATCCGACGAGACTCAGACGGTAAGTTAGTACTGATTGATTTTGGAGCTGTTAAAGAAGTAGTCATACAACAGCTAGAAACTCAACAGCAAACAGCATTTACTATTGGCATTGGCACCAAAGGTTATGCGCCAAGTGAGCAATGTTTTGGACGTCCACAATATAGTAGTGATATTTATGCAGTAGGGATGATTGCCATTAAAGCTTTGACTGGCATCTCTCCTCATGAGTTAGAAACAGATGCAAATGGTGAATTGAAATGGAGTGATAAAGTACATATCAGCCATGCTTTGGCTGAAATTATTTCTAAAATGGTGTTGGAAGATTTTCAACAGCGCTATCAATCTGCATTAGAGGTACTTGAGGCAATAAACAAATTCATTTCTTCTAAAGAGAGAGACTTTTTATTAAGAGACAAATCCTCACCAAATATTCTATTTTTAGAAGATGTTGACACTTCTACCACGCTTTGGGTAAAAACACCTGAAGATGATGACACTCAAAATTTAACCTCTTCTACATATTTATTACCAGAAAAAGAAGAAAATAAAGAATAA
- a CDS encoding NYN domain-containing protein, producing MGSSMNRLSIFVDGNNMFYAQQKNGWFFDPRRVLEYFKHEQSETTLINAFWYTGLKDPQDQRGFRDALISLGYTVRTKILKEYYDDASGRYSQKANLDIEIVVDMFNTVDQYDRVVLFSGDGDFERAIELLRSKNTHITVVSTEGMIARELRNATDRYIDLNDIRDQIEKTDA from the coding sequence ATGGGTTCCTCGATGAATCGTCTGTCTATTTTTGTAGACGGAAATAATATGTTCTATGCTCAACAAAAAAATGGTTGGTTTTTTGATCCACGACGAGTATTAGAATACTTCAAACACGAACAGTCGGAAACAACCTTAATTAATGCATTTTGGTACACTGGTTTAAAAGACCCACAAGATCAGCGAGGTTTCAGAGACGCTCTAATTAGTCTTGGATATACAGTTAGAACGAAAATTCTTAAAGAATACTATGATGATGCATCTGGTCGTTACTCACAAAAAGCTAATTTAGATATTGAAATAGTTGTAGATATGTTTAATACAGTAGATCAATACGACCGAGTTGTTTTATTTAGTGGTGATGGAGATTTTGAAAGAGCCATAGAATTATTACGTTCAAAAAATACTCATATTACAGTAGTATCAACAGAAGGAATGATAGCAAGGGAATTGCGTAATGCTACGGACAGATATATAGATTTAAATGATATTCGAGATCAAATAGAAAAAACAGATGCATAA
- a CDS encoding 2-isopropylmalate synthase, translating into MKTKPEHIIIFDTTLRDGEQCPGATLNIDEKLTIAKQLARLGVDVIEAGFAFASPGDFEAVHKIAQTVGIEDGPIICSLARARQEDIQAAAQAIKPAAKGRIHTFIATSDIHLKYKLKKNRQEVLAIAQEMVAYAKQFTDDVEFSPEDAGRSDPEFLYEVLEQAISAGATTVNIPDTVGYTTPSEFGALIKGIKENVPNINQAIISVHGHNDLGMAVANFLEAVKNGARQLECTINGIGERAGNAALEELVMALYVRRQYFNPFLGRPVDSEEPLTNIDTKQIYRTSRLVSNLTGMLVQPNKAIVGANAFAHESGIHQDGVLKNKLTYEIMDARLIGLTENQIVLGKHSGRNAFRTRLRELGYELTETELNQAFVRFKEIADKKKEITDWDLEAIVNDEIQQAPDLFKVELVQVSCGSNAKPTATVTLRTPEGEELMDAAIGTGPVDAVYKAINRVVNVPNQLIEFSVQSVTAGIDAIGEVTIRLKHEDRVFSGHAANTDIIVASAQAYVNALNRLYAWLQNQSKQEQVTA; encoded by the coding sequence ATGAAAACTAAACCAGAACATATCATCATTTTTGATACTACACTCAGAGATGGCGAACAATGTCCAGGAGCGACTCTGAATATTGATGAAAAGTTAACAATCGCCAAACAATTAGCACGTTTAGGTGTAGATGTAATTGAGGCAGGTTTTGCCTTTGCCAGCCCAGGTGATTTTGAAGCAGTTCACAAGATTGCTCAAACTGTAGGAATAGAAGATGGGCCGATAATTTGCAGTTTAGCAAGAGCGCGGCAAGAAGATATTCAAGCTGCTGCTCAAGCTATAAAACCAGCAGCAAAAGGACGAATTCACACTTTTATTGCTACTTCAGATATTCATCTCAAATACAAGCTGAAAAAAAACAGGCAAGAAGTATTGGCGATCGCCCAAGAAATGGTAGCTTATGCGAAACAATTCACTGATGATGTGGAATTTTCGCCTGAAGATGCCGGGCGATCCGATCCAGAATTTCTCTACGAAGTTTTAGAGCAAGCAATTTCTGCTGGAGCCACAACAGTTAATATTCCCGATACGGTTGGTTACACTACTCCTAGTGAATTTGGAGCGCTGATTAAAGGAATCAAAGAAAACGTTCCTAACATCAATCAAGCAATTATTTCCGTTCACGGGCATAATGATTTAGGCATGGCAGTTGCTAACTTCTTAGAAGCAGTGAAAAATGGTGCCAGACAGTTAGAATGCACTATCAACGGTATTGGTGAGCGAGCAGGAAACGCAGCACTAGAAGAATTAGTAATGGCTTTGTACGTGCGGCGTCAATATTTTAATCCCTTCTTAGGACGCCCTGTTGATTCAGAAGAGCCTTTAACCAATATCGATACTAAGCAAATTTATAGAACTTCCCGTTTGGTTTCCAATTTGACAGGAATGTTAGTACAACCAAATAAAGCCATTGTTGGTGCCAATGCCTTTGCCCACGAGTCGGGAATTCACCAAGATGGTGTGCTCAAAAACAAGCTCACCTATGAAATTATGGACGCCCGATTAATCGGTTTGACAGAAAACCAAATTGTTTTAGGCAAACACTCCGGTAGAAATGCCTTCCGTACCCGCTTGCGCGAATTGGGCTATGAACTGACAGAAACTGAATTAAATCAAGCATTTGTCAGGTTCAAAGAAATAGCGGATAAAAAGAAAGAAATTACAGATTGGGATTTAGAAGCAATTGTTAACGACGAAATCCAACAAGCTCCCGATCTATTTAAGGTAGAGTTGGTACAAGTTTCTTGTGGTAGCAACGCCAAGCCTACCGCCACAGTAACTCTGCGCACTCCAGAAGGCGAAGAATTAATGGATGCTGCTATTGGCACCGGGCCAGTAGATGCTGTATACAAAGCTATTAACCGCGTTGTCAATGTACCCAACCAGTTGATTGAGTTTTCTGTACAGTCAGTAACAGCTGGAATTGATGCGATCGGGGAAGTAACTATCCGTTTAAAACACGAGGATAGAGTATTTTCCGGTCACGCTGCAAACACTGATATCATCGTGGCGTCAGCACAGGCATATGTCAACGCATTGAATAGACTGTATGCTTGGTTGCAAAATCAATCTAAACAAGAGCAAGTAACTGCTTAG
- the psb27 gene encoding photosystem II protein Psb27: protein MKRYWSRLLALVLVVAIGLMGCSGSPDGLSGDYRQDTLSVVSTLRHTLDLPDNSPEQSSAQAEARQKINTFAARYQRDSSVAGLNSFTTMRTALNSLAGHYSSYPNRPVPRKLKDRLEQEFKQVEAALMRGA, encoded by the coding sequence ATGAAGCGCTATTGGTCACGTCTGCTTGCCCTAGTCTTAGTTGTAGCGATCGGCTTAATGGGTTGTTCCGGGAGCCCGGATGGTTTGAGTGGTGATTATCGCCAAGATACCTTAAGTGTAGTTAGTACTTTGAGGCATACCCTAGATTTACCAGACAATTCACCAGAACAATCATCAGCACAAGCAGAAGCGCGTCAAAAAATTAACACTTTTGCAGCTCGCTATCAAAGAGACAGTTCTGTTGCTGGACTAAATTCCTTTACAACCATGCGAACAGCCCTAAACTCTCTTGCCGGACATTACAGTTCCTATCCCAATCGTCCTGTTCCACGGAAGCTCAAGGATAGGTTAGAGCAAGAATTCAAGCAAGTTGAGGCAGCACTAATGCGTGGCGCTTAG